The Desulfocurvibacter africanus subsp. africanus DSM 2603 genome has a segment encoding these proteins:
- a CDS encoding PGPGW domain-containing protein encodes MLKRMKRTVREVIHDRPGARFRNYHRRSRDSQMHPARRTMYYVLAAVLLVVGAVLSVLPGPAFVFFLLAFAILAARSRRVACLLDRAEIQGWRIVNKFRAR; translated from the coding sequence ATGCTGAAACGAATGAAGCGCACCGTGCGCGAGGTCATCCACGACCGGCCCGGAGCGCGTTTTCGCAACTACCACCGCCGGAGCAGGGACAGCCAGATGCACCCCGCCCGGCGCACCATGTACTACGTCCTTGCCGCCGTGCTACTAGTCGTGGGTGCGGTGTTGTCCGTGCTGCCCGGCCCGGCCTTTGTCTTCTTTCTGCTTGCCTTTGCCATCCTCGCCGCCCGTTCGCGCCGCGTAGCCTGCCTGCTCGACCGCGCGGAGATCCAGGGCTGGCGCATCGTGAACAAGTTCCGCGCCAGATAA